Part of the Kryptolebias marmoratus isolate JLee-2015 linkage group LG20, ASM164957v2, whole genome shotgun sequence genome, tgtgtgtgtggtgtgtctgtctgttagaaaaatgtttcataattCACTGGACAAGTTTTACTGAACAATCAtgaataatcattggatgtacatctgatgaACTTTCAAGTAAAttggattcaagatggtcaccacagccaactgaccttaaaaaaacagaaagatggattttaaatgagccatttttgtgttttctaaggttattTTGCTGAGGCGGACATCTGGAAGTGGGCTGGCTTCAAAagatcacttgtagatgtacatccaatgattactttctgcaagtttaatttaaatttgtcctgtggttcatggcatattttggtaacagacagacacatgcacccccacccacacacacccacacacatacacacacagacaaaaacaataacatctgTGTTTCCCTTTTAGCATAGGGTAATAAATATGAAAGCTTTTGTTCCAACAAAAGTCTGaaaactgttaaattatttGTGTAACATTGTATACACTTTATTGCAGCAAATCAGTCTTTATGGCACTGACAGCTACTGCAGAAAAAAGCTCCATGAAAGACAACAATGCTTCAAGTCATTCTGCATCAGTATCTGCAAAGAGAGGCGAGTGGGCCAACAAGAGGGAATATATTTTAGCAATAGTTGGAAATATCATCGGTCTGGGCAACGTTTGGAGATTTCCATATCTGTGCTTCAAAAACGGGGGAGGTGAGTGGAGGAGAGTGGAAGGTTTTTAAAAGGATCGGcttcaacaaacacaacaagaagcATTTTATGgtatgaatgctgattcagcattttgcttcttttagtttaagCAACTCAGCAAATTTCAGAATagccattcagcactcagctATCACACAggattttcacacaaaaatgcaatttctctaatttaattcttaacagattttattttgtctgtttgctttaTCATTTGGTTTAGGATGTTTCTTGGTGCCGTATATTTTGATGGTGGTCTGCTGTGGAATCCCCCTCTTCTTTCTGGAGGTGTCTTTGGGACAGTTAACCGGTCAGGGTGGAATCACATGTTGGAGGAAGTTGTGTCCTTTATTTCAAGGTATTggcaattagaaaaaaaaacaaacaaacttcaaCGCAAGATAGTTCTGCCCAGCTTGTAAATTAATGTTATGTGTTAAACGTAAGACTTTTGTTAACAGGATTAGGATACAGCAGTACGCTTGTTAATGTCTACACTTCGACGTATTACATAGTCATATTGGTTTGGGCCTTCTTCTACTTGTTCTCTTCGTTCTCTGCTGTACTGCCCTGGGCCAGCTGTAACAACACCTGGAACACAGGTACTCAGCATCTGCTCAGTCAACACAACTGACAAAGCGCTGAACTGTCTAGATCTGTCCTGTGTTTGGCTTTAGGATTTTCCACAAGATATATGGGATGTTACATCGGCCTCATCTTGTAGTGATTATCTAATGACAATGACTGATTATCTTCTCAGATATTCAagtgatgaaaaaaagaaaaaagcttataatattaagaaaaactagaacattttagaaaaacattttctaatgtTTGAAGGGTGGCAATGCATTGACTGAAATTCTAACAcacatcaactttttttttttacaaagaaaaatagtaaTTTAGGACTTCCTTTTCTAATATTTTAAGCAGacaaaatgttaacattttcatgtataaactgtataagaggTGTAGCTAGaactatgataaaaaaaaattaaagctgctgcctgtgGGTCATtagagtcaccatggtaaccacacacccgTGTCTCTCACTTCCTCACAGCACTCTTAATAAAACAGgtagacagaaacacaaagtaaaaattaaGCTTCAGACatatcctcctgactaccagggggaaaaaatcagtagtatgcagtgggtgggagatattatggtttacaaatgtcctccataGAGGACAAATTTTAACTACTGGTTGTCAGGAGAATATAAtcaatgtgaataaaacagtaatttgtactgaaaaaaaaaatcttgagctGTAAATGACAAAAGCATCTGGTCACGCATCAATTTTTTTTgctacaatgttttattttaatgataatAAACATATAAGAACAAACTTTGTTTATACAAAACCTTTCAAATCATAGTTTCAAGATGCTtaataacagaataataaaaacctcGGCACAGTGGATGTATAAAATAACAACCAAAACCACAATAAtatcaaaagataaaataaagaataaaaatatacattataaatattaaatctgataaaagactaaatgaaaataatgtcaGTAGTAATAAAAAGGTATAATAAAAGTTTTGGTGTAGTCTAAAATGAATAGAAGTCAAAGATTAGTGAGAGCACTACTGTCTTTAAAAGGGATTCTTAAGAAGATAAGGAGTCAGCCAGTCTGATATCTTCAGGAAGGCTATTCCACAGAACAGAAGGCTTTGTTACCCTTGGTCTTTTAGCAGGATTTTGGGATGGTTTAGTAGTGCCTTAAAGGGATGAGATCTGCTCTAGCTTAGTAAGTTATGAATAAAATCttctaaatatttctaaaatgaaCTGGGAGCCCGTGTAGAGAAGATAACACAGAAGCAATATGTTCACTTTGCTTGGATTTAGTGAAAAGCCTGCAGCTGTGTTTTGGACCAGCTGTAGTTTATGTAAACTCTGTTGGCTCAGACATCTACAGTATATAGTGAATTACAACAGTCCAAGCAGGAAGAATCAAAGGTTGAGTCTCAAGACTGTTTGATATCTGACAAGTTAAAAATGCCATTTACCTCCAGACACAATATGTCAATGAGAATTTGGATGTGCATGCTCTACATTCTCGGGGGATTTGAGAAAAGCACAGCATTGAGAGACACATGgggtgaaaaaagacaaagtgcccacattttgatgtataaattgtacaacaaatacaacaagtaaaaaaattgTCCAACAAGAggagtttgaaaaaaatctggaaagtTTATACAGCTCAAAGGTTATTGTGTGACATTGTCAGACTTCTCAGATGTTGACAAATTTACTTGCactcttttgttaaagaaagaaaaaccacataggtcactgaaataacttaaaacGTATAAAGGTaatattatgaaaaaataaatcaaaacatgaaaatctgGCATTGTCATTGTTTCTGAATTTCTCAGTGCAGGTGCATTAAAGCATCTGCTTCAATGCACCTGCACTAAGAGCCAATACTGCTTCAGTACAGACACTGCTTGTGATTTTAGgcaaacataataaatattttaggagCTTAATGCCTGATATGAATAGAACTATGTTTTCAAATTCTTCTGTCTTGAAATTGGGGGTTATTTAGAAAACTGTGGAGgctacagccccaaatgtccaggataaataataattaataaaaactggtccaaatctgcctatcttcatttcagaaGTGTACTCCAGTATATGAAATCAGAAATATGGCTTGCTGGCTATATAAACTGATCAGGATGTCTTGGGGTTGGTGGCAAACATTCAGAGTTCaatgagactgcaactgaaaatctACCTTTTTTCTCGTAGGTTTAAGTCATCAACTAGTCttcagcagtcacagcccagtgagataacACCTTAATCAACcatagccaatacaaaaatggctataactcaattaaCTTCACAGGCATTGccttaatgtggtagtagctgagagtcattcacaaacttagtgctaacacatctcacgATATTGCATAATGTTAagttcaaggtttgacaaaagcAGCTATAACTGTCACTAGGCGTTTAATTTTGCCTGTTTTCACTGAACTCACCTCTCATTGGTTTTTCTCTGTCACTGCAGGGAGCTGCTTTGATAGCAGCCACAATGGATCATTTTATAGTCATGCCAACAAAAATGCAACATCATCAGTTAATGAGTTTTGGCAGTAAGTATCTCATTCAAATGACAACTTTGTTTTAGaggcataaaaataaactgtaaacattttcaaacattctCTTTGAAAACAGAAGGAGAGTTCTGTCTTTGTCTGGAGGCATTGGCGAAATGGGCAGTATGCGCTGGGACCTGGCTGGGTGTCTTTTACTCAGCTGGGTTatctgttatttttgtatttggaaAGGTATCAAGACATCAGGAAAGGTGAGATGCTCATAGGTTTGTGAACACGCAGTcactattttttcttctttctctcactataaaaagaaatactaaaCACATTTGTGGAAACTGACCTGTATGAATGTTTTTCAGGTGGTCTACTTCACAGCCATTTTTCCCTATGTGATGATGATTGTTCTACTAATCCGCGGTCTGACATTGCCTGGAGCTGTAGATGGAATACGATTTTACCTTTCTCCTGATCCAATACGTCTAGCAGATCTTCAAGTGAGATTTATTCGTTGCTGGATGAACACTAAGAAAACACTAGGATTAGTGGATTAGtgtactgtttgtttaaaaataacttcctaactttgtttaaacattgGGATATAGAATAACGAAGCAGTACTCACATAGACAGGTTGTGGCCTGGACAGGTGCCATGTCGTATCAGATGGGTTCAAAATGTCATAAAGAACATAACATGGTGCAAGAAACTACAACTGCACACTAGTTTGAGAGAGACTGACTAATAACTGATCTTAATGTCAGTGATTGAAAGGATTGACGGaattcaggtttatttatataacagatttaaaaacagatgtcaTTACTGAAGTGCTGAACATAcaataggaaaaaaacaaggaggcccgagaaaacaatataaaaaacagataaaagcaaaactttaaattttggCTCAAAAACATAAATGGAATTTTAAGACATTAAAAAGGATGCCGAAATGTAAACACTTATgcactttaaaagttaatgagtgcaaatttgttttaaaaagaaactcaaaaacacCAAGAGTTGAAACTGGTTTAATAGTTTAGGAGCTACAACTAAAAAGACCcaatcacctctgtggaccagcctggacctcaggaAGACTAATATGGAAATTAATAATTCTCAAAAGTATTTACAAGATTCACAAATGCATAAATAGTTTTTCAAATGTACACATTTCAGACTGCACAAGTAGAAATATGCAACACAATATGTCAAATGTGCATCCTCatatcagctgctgcagacagatCAGTCAACATGAGCACATGGATCAGTTTGCCTGTTCATGTGACTATTGAGACCTTCTTCACTCTTCAGATTCACACATGTAATGCTACGTTCATGCAAGCACTGTTTTACAAATCTTTACACCTCCATCAATTGCAATGGCAAatgaggcagcagcagctcgctGCAGTACTTCTGGTGCAATCTGGGGTCATTTCCAAAGAATTGCATGAATTTCCTGCCAAAACAATTGTGTAATGCAATCTTGATGGCGGTGTAAAGATTTACATAAGCCGCTATGAAGTTTTGCTTTAGATGTGGGGCTTGGGCATACCCACTGCCACTgaatttaccttttatttagtGACAGGAACAGAGTGGCTCAGTAACAACTTCAGTAAATGTTCAGGCATATAATCCATCATGTAAACCCACACTAACAATTCACTGTCCTGTTTGAAGGTGTGGCTGGATGCTGGAAGCCAGGTACTCTTCTCTTATGCTGTCTGCTCAAACAGTCTGCAAGCTTTGGGAAGCtacaataaatacaacaacaactGCTACAGGTATGAAAAGTATTCTTTCTATTTATTAATCATTAAGTGTCTTGCAAAAGTACTTAGTGTACTTGGGCTTTTTATAACACCATTGTCACACAATaggaaattaaaatgatttttgcaATGATTTTTGGGGGCATTTAATTTCTGATATCTGGACTTTAATTGAAACACTCCaagatgttttgtgtttccacTTGAACCACTTGATTGTTGCTTTAGTGATGTGTTTAGAACATGTGTGTCAGGAACCTGagtttttgtagttattttgtgctcatgttatttattttattgattttgtgtttatggTTTTGACTCTCTTGTCATTTGGCTTTCTCATGttttcattagatttttttccctttgtgttTACTTCCTTTGTGCCATCAGCCTCTTTCCCTCAGTCAGTACTTTTTCACAGTCAGCTCTTGCCCCACCCATTCTCATCTGTTTCCAGCTGTCATTCAGTCCAGGTGTCTCCACTCAGCTCATCAGCCCCAGTCCCTTTAGTCCCCAGGTCTTCACCTCACCTTCAGCTTGGCATTGTTGAGCTTTAAGTCATGTCCGGTTCTCTCTTGtgtctccttgtgttttttcaaTTTGTCTAAGTGTTGCCATGCCAgccttttaatttctttaataaatcttCAAATTAGATTCAAGTTCCCTCTGTTGGTCTGCCTTCCTGGGTTTAACTCCTTAAAACTTGATAATGTGCCCAGTTACGTAAAAGAGATTTTTCTCAAGATTGTTTCTATCTTTAGTATTTTTCTGAACAGTTTTCAAGCCCTGTCAAAGAACAATGTTCCCTTAGCATGATGGTGCCACTACTGTGCTTCACCGAGGAGATGTTGAATTTGCACCCCACACATTATCTTTCTTGTTTATTCATTAAttcaatttgtttcattttctgcatGCTTAGGAAATTTCCCagatgttttcttattttgctgcctTATCCATTTCATTTTCTAACCACTCCATCATAAAATCCAATGTAAAGTGGTCTCCATGGAGCTTTTAGCCCAGTTTATGTCACGGTTTGTAGAATAAAGACTCAGAAATGCAGACTGGCATGAACAGCTTGTGAGAAAACgtagatttattaaaaaaacaaactgctgacatggcagcaaaaacttacACAAAGGCGACCCAGGACAGGGATTGGAGAAACAATGATCCACTGACGAGAGGTGGTGACTGACAGTAAATAAGGACTGGGGCTGATGAAGAGACTTGAAACCAGTGAAAAACCAGGAACAgatgtagatgggtgtggcaggctgatatggaaaaatactgactgagggaGAAATGAGACTGGCACTGGGAACTAACATGATCACACAGGTAGCAGAACTAAACATATGAATAACAAAGTAcaacacataaaacatgttaacaaaaaaaaaaaggaaaaaccttaacaataactgtaaaagaacaacaaagaataaccccaaaacccaaatcctgacagttttcTAGTGAATGTGAAAGAAATTTACATTACTGGAAAGCACATTATCTTTATATATACATTTGTTGGTCTAATCTGTTTTGGTCATGGTTCCTGTGGTCATGGTTCCTGTAAACAATTAATCCAAAtgaaacacaactaaaaattaTATTGGGTTACAATGTTataaaacaggataaaaaaacaaacaggaaataagagtACTTTTGCAAAGTGCTGTATGTATGTGTACACATCCATGTTCAAGTCATGTGACATTTactgtgtatttttatatgATTCCAGAGATGCCTTTGCCTTGTGCATACTGAACAGTTTAACCAGCTTGTTTGCTGGCTTTGCGGTTTTCTCTGTTCTTGGTTTTATGTCATATGAGTTGGGAGTTGACATCGCAACTGTGGCTGATTCAGGTAGTGAatttgttcatgttcatttttggTGCTTTGAAAAGTAGTAAATAATATGTGTGTGATCCTGattttacttttacctttttaaataaataacttaatgTACCAACTCACTCTCAACTTTGAATTTCaaattgaaaagaaataaaaacagaaatcttctTTCTTATCCTTTTGGAGACAGGATTTGCACATTAATACCAGAGTTCTGTCCTTGTTTGTCACAGAGAACAGATCTGATCCTGTTGTGGACACTGACATCTGACACACGGTAGaccttaaaggggacctattatccttccttgaacaagtcagaataggtctgtgggctatacaaaacatctttattaaatttaatacacaaaatcattctcagattttgagatttcacctgatcagtttaGCCTGTTCtaagctcatttcagaatgagcgctTTTAGGGctaaaaactctctgaaagattaaatgctgcagatctgacgcacatttacaTTGGTATTAGTTCAAACTCTggggattctgactttgggacaggggcacttaaaCCGACATTTGTCGAGTTGGAGAGCGGCAGTAAGTGGGTCCAAACCCTGAGTGGTAGTGGATCAGGACAGCAGCAATCAGCAGGTCTAAACCCAAAAAGTGGCCAGATCTTGCCTGGCAAAGattagtgttattttttttccaactttttttctcttttattaacatagttctaatgttagtttagacaaacctgctgtgactttaacagaaacgtgtgtttctgggacaggtgagctgttcaaactacagcTTTCTTTGGTAATATCACGGGGACATTACCATCAAAAATAAAgtgaagccacgcagctctgttctccgtgattgggagaacatgcatggacacatgttctataaTGCTGCCGACAAcacaacattttccttttccagcagacattgttcagcagtaaaactaGCAGAACTAACGTGACGGTCTTCCTTTAATGAAGTGAGTGGACCttcacttgggttgctaggtaacaagaaTTGTGATGCAATaatcccaaggtttttgaaacaggttgttttgcagacaccagaaaacatttacttattgtcaaaaaacgtCTGGGTGGGTTCTTTTGCACTTGAACTGTTTCTAGAAGTAGTCGATatccaaatggaagtacaaaaacatgcaaaaagggaattttgcataataggtcccctttaaaacaTTCTCCAATATTAGATTTCTGATGTGATAAAGGtgtaaatctaaaagaaaacctCATTTTGGCAGTGTTATAATTTAAGCCCTTTGCATCTATTTAACTTAATAAAAATTGATCTTATACTTATTACTTTATGCACATCATAACACCACCAACATATTAAGATCTTTGCTGTCCAATGCTTCAGGTCCTGGCCTAGCCTTCATCACTTATCCTCGGGCGATAGCCATGATGCCTTTACCCCAAATTTGGgctgtcttcttcttcctcatgATAATCTTTCTTGGACTGGACAGTCAGGTAAAcatattttctgaaataataatttaatgatGATTGTGTTTTTTGGATTATCACCAAGTAATTAAGataaaaatccttttattttattcttcatttGTGATATTAATGATTCCTTAGtgaaacattaaactttataaaaatttCAACTGTTCATCAGTTTCAGTGCTTTTGTATGCAGCTCCTTACTAATTAACAGAAATGCAAAAGAAGAATGGCTCCTTCCAGTGAATATAAGCCATTTCTTACAATGGCTAAACTGGTAGATGTAATGTTTAACACTGCTTTTAGGGCAGTTTGAACTTTGCTCATCCTGATATATGAGGCTAACCTTGTGCTGTTTATCCCTAACCAAGTGCTGATATCTGAATGTAACATTTGTGACTGATactgaagaaaaatgtaaaccacatttgtttaaaagggGTTTACTATTTTGGTATGTAGTCAGTGGTGCAACACAAGTGTTCACTTTTCCTACCTCTGAGAAGCTGTGGTCAGTGCTACGGTCTCTCTAATGTCTCTCTTCATGATGAACTCAACTGTAGAATCAGGACGGTGGCAGCAACTTTCGGCAAGTTATTCACAGAAGCCTGGAACAACAAGCATCTAATTCTGAAGACCAAGACAAGGACATATGAGACCTGCACCTCATTCCAAGTCAACTGCTCTTTGGCCAACTTGCCACTGGTCGCAGACCTCAGATCCAAGCTTTGCTGTAGAAACATGTGCAACAACACAGTGAAGGAGTTTGGTATCTTTCCGAACACCTGAGAACAGGCAGCCAATATGAGGTCATCGTGGACACCTACCATACATGGTGGAGATGTCCAGCTTTTGTCAGATAGTGAGTGGTGGTaggaggatttggacccaaatgcagactaACACAAGAGGaactcaaaatgaaaactaatttattttaatggaacaaaaacaaaaggctgttgtggaagcaaaaactaattaacaaaaaactcacaaaaaacaGGGTACATGAGGAGGGTGGCACGAGGAAATCCAGACAGTCCATTACAGCAACAATAAACCAGTGACTAGTGGAGGCTGAGGAACAGGTTATATTGACAGAGGGTGATAGATAAgtgaacacaggtgactgattacaaacgaGGGACACATGCAGATGGGTGTGGTAGACTGACAAGTACTGACCTGAGGataggtgaataatgacaggggcacaggaagcaaaactacacaacttacattataaaactaaacacaaggaacaaTAAAACTATAGAAATAcaggagaaaataataaaacacaaaacaaaagaactaaaaagaaatgaacacaaaataaCCCCTGCCTCAAGGGACGGCCCCTGACatcccaaaaacaaaaacacttgactCAGGAGAGTGGAGGGGGGGAAAGTGAATGGAGGGActaaaacaagacaacaaaaaaatgacctgGGAAAAGACCCGGGCAAatgaggaaataaacaaaaattgatCCAGAGTTTAGGAGAACAGCCAAGGAACTGACCACAAAGGAGCCAAAGTTTGGGAAGACGCCTGGGAACCATTCTAAGTGCTGCAGAACAGGTCTTTTTCTTGAATTTCCGAAGGACCTAAGAGTGAGAGGCGTCCTCCTAGACCCTCTCAAAGGCAGACGAATGTGGGACCCTGGAGGCTTGGGAGTGTGGGACCCTAGAGACACTTGGAGCTATGGAGCTGTACTTGGAAGCATCCTCGTCATTGACCCCCACACAGACGAAGTATGAGGAGGCATTGTCCTCGACCCTCTTTGGAGTGGCCTGGTGAGAGGCGtcccccactgagacactggAAGGTGGAGTGTTGttgcctaaaacaaaaaaaaaacaaaacaaaacacaaaatacccaATTCCTAACAGTTTGAGGAAAACTGACAAGTGAGACTccaaagacattttttgttttacaccaagtcttaaaatgaagacattaaaacattaaactgtcaGTATCAAAAaactgtgtttgctaaaattagtaaaacaatagctaaaattagcaaaagtaactaaaagtagcaagacaataactaaaagctatgtgtcagaatggtagctaaaagttaaaaagcatagaacaagaacaaaaaaagtctgctgAAGCACATTtcagagatctcaatgtatatTTATGATGAATTTTAtcttaaataaagttaaatattttgaaatgtttaaaagttacaaaaaacaaaagtcatgcTATTTCTAATtgaactgaatgttttgatataccCATGATTAAAATAGCACTAAGTAGTTTGATTCCAAAAcaacatacagaagaaactataaacaggaaaacagtagtGTGAATGCTAACTCAGCATTAACACAATAATGATGCTGTGTAAATTGTTATGTGTTGTTGTTCATCTAAGACTGCATAATTATGATTCTTTCTTTAGACTTGCTCTAGACCAAATTACCAAATGATAGTTTTAATGTCCTGATGTCTAAAACTTCAGAGTTATAAGGTGATGTACTAAGTTTTTATCTTGACTGCGTTCCACTTTCTGGAGTGAGGCTGCATTGAAAATTAATGACTTATTTTCTTACCCACAGTTTGTGTATCTGGAAGGTATGGTCACATCCATATCAGATATTTATCCATCCTTCTTTTTTATTGGCCATCGACGGAAACTGCTCCTGCTGCTCatctgtgttgtgtgttttatttctggtCTTTTTTTGGTGACAGAGGTGAGCATTAGGTTACACTTTATGTCTGCAACTACAGCTCACTTTTACAAGAAGACATATTTGCTTTTGTATTActtgatttgtttctgtttttgatcaTAGGGAGGACTATACATATTTCTGCTCTTTGACTACTATGCCTGCAGTGGAATGCCATTCATGTTGTTTGCCATTCTGGAGTTTTGCTGTGTAGGATGGGTATTTGGtgagataaaaataatacttaaaacagcacattattttttcttttgaaggAACTGTGTATTCATTCATTCCTTTTATTATGGGTATTTCCTGTAGTGTCCTCAAACATTGACATCGATGGTAGccaagttattatttatttgtattttcatttaaattgaaCGTTTTATTCAGAGATAATTATACAACAAAAAATTGTCTTGGGGTGCTACATAAACAAGAAATATAACACAAGCAATTAAAATCTGTAAGGAACCaagaacgcagac contains:
- the LOC108244500 gene encoding sodium- and chloride-dependent betaine transporter isoform X1, with protein sequence MALTATAEKSSMKDNNASSHSASVSAKRGEWANKREYILAIVGNIIGLGNVWRFPYLCFKNGGGCFLVPYILMVVCCGIPLFFLEVSLGQLTGQGGITCWRKLCPLFQGLGYSSTLVNVYTSTYYIVILVWAFFYLFSSFSAVLPWASCNNTWNTGSCFDSSHNGSFYSHANKNATSSVNEFWQRRVLSLSGGIGEMGSMRWDLAGCLLLSWVICYFCIWKGIKTSGKVVYFTAIFPYVMMIVLLIRGLTLPGAVDGIRFYLSPDPIRLADLQVWLDAGSQVLFSYAVCSNSLQALGSYNKYNNNCYRDAFALCILNSLTSLFAGFAVFSVLGFMSYELGVDIATVADSGPGLAFITYPRAIAMMPLPQIWAVFFFLMIIFLGLDSQFVYLEGMVTSISDIYPSFFFIGHRRKLLLLLICVVCFISGLFLVTEGGLYIFLLFDYYACSGMPFMLFAILEFCCVGWVFGADRYYGKLQEMIGYYPSPYMKYCWKFLSPFVCGGLLILSLAMFTPLTYNKTYVYPPWGYAIGIFFALSSVVLTPLIGLILIANTPGTIKQRLKTLCTPAAELLNLSARKTTYPEVELLDKVSKDENMAENHKRVTY
- the LOC108244500 gene encoding sodium- and chloride-dependent betaine transporter isoform X2, translated to MVVCCGIPLFFLEVSLGQLTGQGGITCWRKLCPLFQGLGYSSTLVNVYTSTYYIVILVWAFFYLFSSFSAVLPWASCNNTWNTGSCFDSSHNGSFYSHANKNATSSVNEFWQRRVLSLSGGIGEMGSMRWDLAGCLLLSWVICYFCIWKGIKTSGKVVYFTAIFPYVMMIVLLIRGLTLPGAVDGIRFYLSPDPIRLADLQVWLDAGSQVLFSYAVCSNSLQALGSYNKYNNNCYRDAFALCILNSLTSLFAGFAVFSVLGFMSYELGVDIATVADSGPGLAFITYPRAIAMMPLPQIWAVFFFLMIIFLGLDSQFVYLEGMVTSISDIYPSFFFIGHRRKLLLLLICVVCFISGLFLVTEGGLYIFLLFDYYACSGMPFMLFAILEFCCVGWVFGADRYYGKLQEMIGYYPSPYMKYCWKFLSPFVCGGLLILSLAMFTPLTYNKTYVYPPWGYAIGIFFALSSVVLTPLIGLILIANTPGTIKQRLKTLCTPAAELLNLSARKTTYPEVELLDKVSKDENMAENHKRVTY